The following coding sequences are from one Mesorhizobium onobrychidis window:
- the gcvA gene encoding transcriptional regulator GcvA: MAKRLPPLNPLRAFEATARHASLTKAAAELNVTHGAISHQIKALEQSLGVKLFERAGQRVKLTPHGAELLPAVSTAFDGIAAATQRMTRPASTGALSVSCVPALLLLWMIPRLGSFTSQYPDIRLTLIPSNDAKDIRAPHIDVCVHYGDGSWTDCWMRKWSGLELFPVVSPTLINNRPIRTVRDLADHVFLHGDDGREWHTWLAAADALDLERGRRHHLGDARMATEAAVHGHGVALGDTVTASGLLARGLLVAPFSLSVPAVDDFYVVCRNEMRSAPIVQLFIDWLFAEKEQADGRADAPVAGRIGIRRKRPALRVIGAKTAS; the protein is encoded by the coding sequence ATGGCCAAGCGTCTCCCTCCCCTGAATCCATTGCGGGCCTTCGAGGCGACGGCGCGCCACGCCTCGCTGACCAAGGCGGCGGCTGAACTGAACGTCACCCATGGCGCCATCAGCCATCAGATCAAGGCGCTCGAACAGTCGCTTGGCGTCAAGCTGTTCGAGCGCGCCGGTCAGCGGGTGAAGCTGACGCCGCACGGCGCCGAATTGCTGCCGGCGGTGTCGACCGCCTTCGACGGCATCGCCGCCGCCACGCAGCGCATGACGAGGCCGGCGAGCACCGGTGCCTTGTCCGTGTCTTGCGTGCCGGCGCTGCTGTTGCTGTGGATGATCCCGCGGCTCGGCAGCTTCACCTCGCAATATCCCGACATCAGGCTGACGCTGATCCCGTCCAACGACGCCAAGGACATCCGCGCGCCGCATATCGACGTCTGCGTGCACTATGGCGACGGCAGCTGGACCGATTGCTGGATGCGCAAATGGTCGGGTCTCGAACTGTTCCCGGTGGTCAGCCCGACGCTGATCAACAACCGTCCGATCCGCACCGTGCGCGATCTCGCCGACCACGTCTTCCTGCATGGCGACGACGGCCGTGAATGGCACACCTGGCTGGCGGCCGCCGATGCGCTGGATCTGGAGCGCGGCCGCCGCCACCATCTCGGCGATGCTCGCATGGCGACCGAGGCGGCGGTTCATGGCCACGGCGTGGCGCTTGGCGATACGGTGACCGCAAGCGGACTGCTCGCCAGGGGACTGCTTGTAGCGCCGTTCAGCCTGTCGGTGCCGGCGGTCGACGATTTCTACGTCGTCTGCCGCAACGAGATGAGGTCGGCGCCGATCGTGCAGCTGTTCATCGACTGGTTGTTTGCCGAGAAAGAACAGGCCGACGGCCGCGCCGATGCGCCGGTGGCGGGCCGCATCGGCATCCGCAGGAAGCGCCCGGCGCTGCGAGTGATCGGCGCCAAGACCGCGTCCTGA
- a CDS encoding branched-chain amino acid ABC transporter permease, with protein sequence MKEASPAKAYALHLGIIGLLFAISFVLPEYHHGLLARIMVLAVFAMGYNMLFGYVGLLSLGHAMFFSAGLYGAGLAVIHLGWSVPAAFAAGLACGALLALVIGVLALRTSGVAFMIVTMMFAQVFYLIILYFASWTGGDQGLVVPQSARVLVLGGTSLGLTNPTVRYMSALALFSIVLLVTLAVVRSRYGRVLVAIRENEERTKMLGYDTFSNKLAAVVVSGTICAASGAAYALLFGYVGSTFASVQYSILPLLWVLLGGAATTLGPSIGTLFMYYVVDVTSGYTSAYLLIVGIALILLVLFFPKGILGTIRQRWLGWLP encoded by the coding sequence ATGAAGGAGGCTTCACCGGCAAAAGCCTATGCGCTGCATCTGGGCATCATCGGCCTGCTTTTCGCCATAAGCTTCGTCCTGCCGGAATATCACCACGGACTGCTCGCCCGCATCATGGTGCTGGCGGTTTTCGCCATGGGCTACAACATGCTGTTCGGCTATGTCGGGCTGCTCAGCCTCGGCCATGCGATGTTCTTTTCGGCCGGGCTCTATGGCGCAGGCCTTGCCGTCATCCATCTCGGCTGGAGCGTGCCGGCCGCCTTCGCCGCCGGCCTTGCCTGCGGCGCGCTTCTCGCGCTGGTGATCGGGGTGCTGGCGCTGCGCACTTCTGGCGTCGCCTTCATGATCGTCACCATGATGTTCGCGCAGGTGTTCTATCTCATAATCCTCTATTTCGCGTCCTGGACCGGCGGTGACCAGGGCCTGGTCGTGCCGCAGTCGGCGCGTGTGCTCGTCTTGGGCGGCACGTCGCTCGGCCTCACCAATCCGACCGTGCGCTACATGAGCGCGCTCGCCCTGTTCTCGATCGTGCTGCTGGTGACGCTCGCTGTCGTCCGCTCCAGGTATGGCCGTGTGCTGGTCGCCATACGCGAGAACGAGGAGCGGACCAAAATGCTCGGCTACGACACGTTTTCCAACAAGCTCGCCGCGGTCGTCGTCTCCGGCACCATCTGTGCGGCCTCGGGCGCGGCCTACGCGCTGCTGTTCGGTTATGTCGGCTCGACTTTCGCGTCGGTGCAGTATTCCATCCTGCCGCTGCTCTGGGTGCTGCTCGGCGGTGCTGCCACCACGCTCGGTCCGTCGATCGGCACGCTGTTCATGTACTATGTCGTCGATGTCACCAGCGGCTATACCTCGGCCTACCTGCTGATCGTCGGCATCGCCCTCATCCTGCTGGTGCTGTTCTTTCCCAAGGGCATCCTCGGCACCATCCGCCAGCGTTGGCTTGGATGGCTGCCATGA
- a CDS encoding MATE family efflux transporter — protein MSAIEAGARAPENLWRQEIKATLALAWPMVLTNLGQTAMTATDVMMMGRLGPDTLASGALGANLYFMPLIFGLGLMLATSPMIATELGRRRHSVRDLRRTVRQGLWLAILISIPIWILLWYGEAVLLAMGQEPALAHQAGIYLRWLEWAVLPFYGYIVLRSFISALERPGWALVIVFVAVACNVFFNWVFMFGNLGAPSMGIAGSGLATTLSSTLMFAGMAAVVMLEPKFRRYRLFGRFWRADWPRFKGLLRLGLPIAGLLAFEVTIFNAAALLMGLIDAASLAAHAIAIQIASISFMVPLGLNQAATVRVGLAHGAGNPEGVSRAGWTAFVIGVSFMALMGLVMILWPQPLISAFIDLGDPANATVIGLAVSFLAFAALFQIFDGAQAVAAGMLRGLHDTKMPMIYAAIGYWGIGLPLGVLLAFYSGLDGVGIWIGLSLGLAVVAALLLARWLRRDRIAPQLSFGN, from the coding sequence ATGTCTGCGATCGAAGCCGGCGCTCGCGCGCCGGAAAACCTTTGGCGTCAGGAAATCAAGGCGACGCTGGCGCTCGCCTGGCCGATGGTGCTCACCAATCTCGGCCAGACTGCGATGACCGCGACCGACGTCATGATGATGGGGCGGCTGGGTCCAGACACGCTGGCCAGCGGCGCGCTCGGCGCCAACCTCTATTTCATGCCGCTGATCTTCGGGCTCGGCCTGATGCTGGCGACCTCGCCGATGATCGCTACGGAACTCGGCCGCCGTCGCCATTCCGTGCGCGATCTGCGCCGCACCGTACGGCAGGGCCTGTGGCTGGCGATCCTCATCTCAATCCCGATCTGGATACTTCTCTGGTACGGCGAGGCCGTGTTGCTGGCCATGGGTCAGGAACCGGCGCTGGCACATCAGGCCGGCATCTACCTGCGCTGGCTCGAATGGGCGGTGCTGCCCTTCTACGGCTATATCGTCTTGCGCTCGTTCATCTCGGCGCTGGAGCGGCCGGGTTGGGCGTTGGTCATCGTCTTCGTTGCCGTCGCCTGCAATGTCTTCTTTAACTGGGTGTTCATGTTCGGCAATCTCGGCGCCCCTTCGATGGGCATCGCCGGCTCGGGCCTCGCCACTACGCTGTCCAGCACGCTGATGTTCGCCGGCATGGCGGCTGTGGTGATGCTTGAGCCGAAGTTTCGCCGCTACCGCCTGTTCGGGCGTTTCTGGCGGGCCGACTGGCCGCGCTTCAAGGGCTTGCTGCGGCTCGGTCTGCCGATCGCCGGCCTCCTCGCTTTCGAGGTGACGATCTTCAACGCGGCAGCCCTTCTCATGGGCCTGATCGACGCGGCCTCGCTCGCCGCGCATGCCATCGCCATCCAGATCGCCTCGATCAGCTTCATGGTTCCGCTCGGCCTCAACCAGGCGGCGACGGTGCGCGTCGGGCTCGCCCATGGCGCCGGCAATCCGGAAGGTGTTTCCCGCGCCGGCTGGACCGCTTTTGTCATCGGCGTCTCGTTCATGGCGCTGATGGGGCTGGTGATGATCCTGTGGCCGCAGCCGCTGATCAGCGCCTTCATCGATCTTGGTGACCCGGCCAATGCCACAGTGATCGGGCTTGCAGTGTCGTTCCTGGCCTTTGCCGCGCTGTTCCAGATTTTCGACGGCGCACAGGCCGTGGCAGCCGGCATGCTGCGCGGCCTGCACGACACCAAGATGCCGATGATCTATGCCGCAATCGGCTATTGGGGCATCGGCCTGCCGCTCGGCGTGCTGCTCGCCTTCTATTCCGGGCTCGACGGCGTCGGCATCTGGATCGGCCTGTCGTTGGGGCTGGCGGTGGTGGCGGCGCTGCTTCTAGCGCGCTGGCTGCGGCGGGATCGTATCGCGCCGCAGCTCTCCTTTGGGAATTGA
- a CDS encoding amino acid ABC transporter permease, with amino-acid sequence MIEFTFWDIVRNLLLAARWTVLLSLAAFVGGGVVGMVVLFFRIAKNKWARRLASGYIALFQGTPLLMQLFLMFFGLPMLGLRIEPWTAAALGLTFFASAYLAEIWRGGVDALPRGQWDAGASLGLHYLQELRLIILPQAFSITRAPTVGFLVQLIKSTALTSIIGFEELVRTSNAINNATFEPFTVYGLVALIFFVMCFPLTQYARSLERQAATN; translated from the coding sequence ATGATCGAATTCACCTTCTGGGATATCGTCCGCAACCTTCTGCTCGCCGCGCGCTGGACGGTGCTTCTGTCACTGGCGGCCTTCGTCGGCGGCGGTGTGGTCGGCATGGTCGTGCTGTTCTTCAGGATCGCCAAGAATAAATGGGCGCGGCGCCTTGCGTCGGGGTACATCGCGCTTTTCCAGGGAACGCCGCTGCTCATGCAGCTCTTCCTGATGTTCTTTGGCCTGCCGATGCTGGGCTTGCGCATAGAACCTTGGACCGCCGCAGCACTTGGCCTCACCTTCTTCGCCAGCGCCTATCTCGCCGAAATCTGGCGCGGCGGCGTCGATGCGCTGCCACGTGGCCAGTGGGATGCCGGTGCCAGCCTCGGCCTCCACTACCTGCAGGAACTGAGGCTGATCATCCTGCCGCAGGCGTTTTCGATCACCCGCGCGCCGACCGTGGGTTTCCTGGTGCAGCTGATCAAGTCGACCGCACTGACCTCGATCATCGGTTTCGAGGAACTGGTCAGGACATCGAACGCGATCAACAATGCGACCTTCGAACCGTTTACCGTCTACGGGCTGGTGGCGCTGATCTTCTTCGTCATGTGCTTTCCGCTGACGCAATATGCGCGCTCGCTCGAACGGCAGGCGGCTACAAACTAG
- the pncB gene encoding nicotinate phosphoribosyltransferase, giving the protein MTKTDIARRVYNHTWKLDPIVRSLLDTDFYKLLMLQMIWGMYPKVDATFSLINRTTSVRLAEEIDEAELRDQLDHARTLRFSKKEMIWLGGNTFYGRKQIFEPEFLAWLENFQLPEYELSKRDGQYELSFSGPWMYTTLWEIPALAIINELRSRAAMRAFGPFALDVLYARAKAKIWAKTERLKALPDIRISDFGTRRRHSFLWQRWCVEALKEGIGEAFTGTSNVLLAMDNDLEALGTNAHELPMVFAALANSEKELKQSPYKVLQDWQRYYGGNLLIVLPDTFGTAAFLRDVPDWVADWTGFRPDSAPPIEGGEKILSWWREKGKDPRQKLLIFSDGLEVETIEETYRHFCGKVRMSFGWGTNLTNDFEGCAPTDTNRLDAISLVCKVTEANGRPAVKLSDNPAKATGDEKEIERYLRIFGEKDRVEQLVKV; this is encoded by the coding sequence ATGACTAAGACCGATATAGCGCGGCGCGTCTACAACCACACCTGGAAGCTCGACCCGATCGTCCGCAGCCTGCTCGACACCGATTTCTACAAGCTGCTGATGCTGCAGATGATCTGGGGCATGTATCCCAAGGTCGATGCCACCTTCTCGCTGATCAACCGCACCACCTCGGTCCGTCTTGCCGAGGAGATCGACGAAGCAGAACTGCGCGATCAGCTCGACCATGCCCGCACCTTGCGCTTCTCGAAGAAAGAGATGATCTGGCTCGGCGGCAATACCTTCTATGGCCGCAAGCAGATCTTCGAACCGGAATTCCTCGCCTGGCTCGAGAATTTCCAGCTGCCCGAATACGAGCTTTCCAAGCGCGATGGCCAGTACGAATTGAGCTTCAGCGGCCCGTGGATGTACACGACGCTGTGGGAGATCCCGGCGCTCGCCATCATCAACGAGTTGCGGTCGCGCGCCGCAATGCGGGCGTTCGGGCCCTTCGCGCTCGACGTGCTCTATGCACGCGCCAAGGCCAAGATCTGGGCCAAGACCGAACGGCTGAAAGCGCTGCCCGATATCCGCATTTCGGATTTTGGCACCCGCCGACGCCATTCCTTCCTGTGGCAGCGCTGGTGCGTCGAAGCGCTGAAGGAAGGCATCGGCGAGGCTTTCACCGGCACCTCCAACGTGCTTTTGGCCATGGACAACGACCTCGAGGCGCTCGGCACCAACGCGCATGAACTGCCGATGGTGTTCGCCGCGCTCGCCAATTCGGAAAAGGAATTGAAACAGTCGCCCTACAAGGTGCTGCAGGACTGGCAGCGCTACTATGGCGGCAATTTGCTGATCGTGCTGCCGGACACCTTCGGCACCGCGGCATTCCTGCGTGACGTGCCGGACTGGGTCGCCGACTGGACCGGTTTCCGCCCCGACAGCGCGCCGCCGATCGAGGGCGGTGAGAAGATCCTTTCCTGGTGGCGTGAAAAGGGCAAGGACCCCAGGCAGAAGCTGCTTATCTTCTCCGACGGGCTCGAGGTCGAGACCATCGAGGAAACCTACCGCCACTTCTGCGGCAAGGTGCGCATGTCCTTCGGCTGGGGCACCAATCTGACCAATGATTTCGAAGGCTGCGCGCCGACCGACACCAACCGGCTCGACGCCATCTCGCTGGTCTGCAAGGTCACCGAGGCCAATGGCCGCCCGGCGGTCAAGCTCTCCGACAATCCCGCCAAGGCCACCGGCGACGAGAAAGAGATCGAACGCTATTTGCGCATCTTCGGCGAGAAAGACCGTGTGGAGCAGCTGGTCAAGGTGTGA
- the speB gene encoding agmatinase → MGYDRGKLEALRRKYGESHGGEMFDPKFRRVADKIFSKSGTRLAPYSGIPTFLAAPYREIAADNPDFGDLQVAMIGVPMDLGVTNRPGARFGPRALRAIERIGPYNHVLECAPTHELKVADIGDVPFQSRYRLETSHDDIERRTNQIVDAGVIPLSVGGDHSISHPILKAVGKKAPVGMIHIDAHCDTSGLFDMTKFHHGGPFRNAVLDGVLDPSRTIQIGIRGSAEYLWEFTYESGMTVVHAEEVTGLGMPAIIAKARQIVGDGPTYVSFDIDSIDPAFAPGTGTPEVGGLTTREVLELLRGLKGLNIVGGDVVEVAPQYDATTNTAHAGAQVLFEILSLMVFSPAI, encoded by the coding sequence ATGGGTTATGATCGCGGCAAGCTCGAAGCGTTGCGCCGCAAATATGGCGAGAGCCATGGCGGCGAGATGTTCGACCCGAAATTCCGGCGCGTCGCCGACAAGATCTTCTCCAAGAGCGGCACGCGGCTGGCGCCCTATTCCGGCATCCCGACCTTCCTCGCCGCGCCCTACCGGGAAATTGCCGCCGACAATCCTGATTTCGGCGACCTGCAGGTGGCGATGATCGGCGTGCCGATGGACCTCGGCGTCACCAACCGGCCCGGCGCCCGCTTCGGGCCAAGGGCGCTGCGCGCCATCGAGCGCATCGGCCCCTACAACCATGTGCTGGAATGTGCACCGACGCATGAGCTGAAGGTGGCCGACATCGGTGACGTGCCGTTCCAGAGCCGTTACCGGCTGGAGACCAGCCATGATGACATCGAGCGCCGCACCAACCAGATCGTCGATGCCGGCGTCATCCCGCTATCGGTCGGCGGCGATCACTCGATCAGCCACCCGATCCTGAAGGCTGTCGGCAAAAAGGCGCCGGTCGGCATGATCCATATCGACGCCCACTGCGACACCAGCGGCCTGTTCGACATGACCAAGTTCCACCATGGCGGTCCGTTCCGCAACGCGGTGCTGGACGGGGTGCTGGATCCGTCGCGCACAATCCAGATCGGCATCCGCGGTTCAGCCGAATATCTGTGGGAGTTCACCTACGAATCCGGCATGACCGTGGTCCATGCCGAAGAGGTGACCGGCCTCGGCATGCCCGCCATCATCGCGAAGGCGCGCCAGATCGTCGGCGATGGCCCGACCTATGTGTCTTTCGACATCGACAGCATCGATCCGGCCTTCGCGCCTGGCACCGGCACGCCGGAAGTCGGCGGATTGACGACGCGGGAAGTGCTTGAACTTCTGCGCGGCCTGAAGGGCCTCAACATCGTCGGCGGCGATGTCGTCGAGGTGGCGCCGCAATATGACGCGACCACCAACACCGCCCATGCCGGCGCGCAGGTGCTGTTCGAGATCCTCAGCCTGATGGTCTTCAGCCCGGCGATCTGA
- a CDS encoding amino acid ABC transporter permease, translating into MGYSLDFGWLADATGAIARGAATTILLIAVTTLAGTFLSILGAAGRRNGPLLLKRAIGLYVEVIRNTPFLVQLFFIFFGLPSIGVRLDPLLAALLAMTLNMAAYTIEIVGAGLDAVPRGQTEAALALGLRPRQVFVKIVLPQALKVIYPALTSQIIIMMLESAVVSQIAVRELTYEADMLQARTFRAFETYFVVTIVYLVLSMGLRRLLVSGGRRALGAGVS; encoded by the coding sequence ATGGGCTACAGCCTCGACTTCGGCTGGCTTGCCGATGCGACAGGCGCGATCGCGCGCGGGGCGGCCACGACGATCCTTTTGATCGCCGTGACCACGCTCGCGGGAACGTTCCTCAGCATCCTCGGTGCGGCCGGGCGGCGAAACGGCCCCTTGCTGCTCAAGCGGGCGATCGGCCTCTATGTCGAGGTGATCCGCAACACGCCGTTCCTGGTGCAGCTGTTCTTCATCTTCTTCGGGCTGCCCAGCATCGGCGTGAGGCTCGATCCGCTGCTGGCCGCCCTGCTGGCGATGACGCTCAACATGGCGGCCTACACGATCGAGATCGTCGGCGCCGGGCTCGACGCGGTGCCGCGTGGGCAGACGGAAGCAGCACTGGCGCTCGGGCTGCGGCCGCGCCAGGTGTTCGTCAAGATCGTGCTGCCGCAGGCACTCAAGGTGATCTATCCGGCGCTGACCAGCCAGATCATCATCATGATGCTGGAGTCCGCCGTCGTGTCGCAGATCGCAGTGCGCGAACTGACCTACGAGGCCGACATGCTGCAGGCGCGCACCTTCCGCGCTTTCGAGACCTATTTCGTGGTGACGATCGTCTATCTCGTCCTGTCGATGGGGCTGCGCCGGCTGCTGGTCAGCGGCGGGCGCCGCGCGCTGGGGGCCGGCGTGTCATGA
- a CDS encoding histidine phosphatase family protein → MSAFPEIYLVRHGETEWSASGKHTGLTDIPLTPAGEEAAGRVAERLQGLSFQAVWSSPSQRASKTCTLAGFGSAGVKKADLAEWDYGAYEGLTTKQILVKRPGWRLFRDGCPDGEAAEDVGARADRIVDELRSVNGNVLLFSSSHFLRVLAARWLGLPPQDGALFVLDTASTSVLGYEHNLGETIIRRWNQR, encoded by the coding sequence ATGAGCGCGTTTCCCGAAATCTACCTGGTTCGGCATGGCGAGACGGAATGGAGCGCCTCCGGAAAGCATACCGGCCTGACCGACATACCGTTGACACCTGCGGGCGAGGAGGCCGCCGGGCGGGTCGCTGAGCGGTTGCAGGGCCTTTCGTTCCAGGCTGTCTGGTCGAGCCCGTCGCAGCGCGCCTCCAAGACTTGTACACTGGCCGGCTTCGGTTCGGCCGGCGTGAAGAAGGCCGATCTGGCGGAATGGGATTACGGCGCTTACGAGGGCCTGACCACGAAGCAGATCCTCGTCAAGCGTCCCGGCTGGCGTCTGTTTCGCGACGGCTGCCCTGACGGCGAGGCGGCAGAGGATGTCGGCGCGAGGGCGGATCGGATCGTCGACGAGCTGCGTAGCGTCAACGGCAATGTCCTGCTGTTCTCAAGCTCGCATTTCCTGCGAGTACTGGCGGCGCGCTGGCTCGGTCTGCCGCCGCAAGATGGCGCCCTCTTCGTGCTGGATACCGCCAGCACAAGCGTGCTCGGCTATGAGCACAACCTTGGCGAGACAATTATCCGGCGATGGAACCAGAGGTAG
- a CDS encoding ABC transporter substrate-binding protein: MTDKNGFFDLSNTGLTRRTALKGLAAGAGLAVAPGFVRYSQAQSSAPIKIGFQCHRTGIGAAYGRWYERTTAAAVKAINEAGGINGRPVEVIIEDDGTDPGRGAEVVGKFATQHKTDIVYGTLFSHVVIGSAPAAGEAKMPYFVVSEGHHVASTKLNRYVFQPGITDVKSQIQAMAPWIAANAGKKVTQIFPDFAFGYDHRDYLPPALKAQGAEVIAQIAIPPTESSFTKYFPQIPAETEVIYHVMVGPAVLTFVKELGEFYGSNRPQLFGFIDSLEATDINSPGLEFLDGSHFWEGSPRYAQPDDSAAQKAYRAAVGIDDNGAAVGDPKDVSTAAHMFGCWETLYVVKKAMEDAGYKGPEDRAKLVEATEALTEFAEGPEHPQGPKTFNGKIHQCFGIQNISKVEGGRLNVVHKTKIEDGLYEPEGDYTTQPL; encoded by the coding sequence GTGACTGACAAGAATGGGTTTTTCGATCTCTCCAACACCGGTCTCACCCGCCGCACGGCGCTCAAGGGGTTGGCCGCGGGCGCCGGTCTCGCCGTCGCGCCCGGGTTCGTGCGCTACAGCCAGGCGCAGAGCTCGGCGCCGATAAAGATCGGCTTCCAGTGCCACCGCACCGGCATTGGCGCTGCCTATGGCCGCTGGTACGAGAGGACTACCGCCGCCGCGGTCAAGGCGATCAACGAAGCCGGCGGCATCAACGGCCGGCCGGTCGAGGTGATCATCGAGGATGATGGCACCGATCCCGGCCGAGGCGCCGAAGTGGTCGGCAAATTCGCCACCCAGCACAAGACCGACATCGTCTACGGCACGCTGTTTTCGCATGTCGTCATCGGGTCGGCGCCGGCCGCCGGCGAGGCCAAGATGCCCTATTTTGTCGTCAGCGAAGGCCACCACGTCGCGTCGACCAAGCTCAACCGCTACGTCTTCCAGCCCGGCATCACCGACGTGAAGAGCCAGATCCAGGCGATGGCGCCATGGATCGCGGCGAATGCCGGCAAGAAGGTGACGCAGATATTCCCAGATTTCGCCTTCGGCTACGACCATCGCGACTACCTGCCGCCGGCGCTGAAGGCGCAAGGCGCCGAGGTCATCGCCCAGATCGCCATCCCGCCGACGGAATCGTCCTTCACCAAATACTTTCCGCAGATCCCGGCCGAAACCGAGGTGATCTACCACGTTATGGTCGGCCCGGCGGTGCTCACCTTCGTCAAGGAACTCGGCGAATTCTACGGCTCCAACCGGCCGCAGCTGTTCGGCTTCATCGATTCGCTCGAAGCCACCGACATCAACAGCCCCGGCCTCGAATTCCTCGATGGCAGCCATTTCTGGGAAGGCTCGCCGCGCTACGCGCAGCCCGATGATTCCGCCGCGCAGAAGGCCTATCGCGCCGCCGTCGGCATCGACGACAATGGTGCTGCCGTCGGCGATCCGAAGGACGTCTCCACCGCCGCCCACATGTTCGGCTGCTGGGAAACGCTCTATGTCGTCAAGAAGGCGATGGAGGATGCCGGCTACAAGGGTCCGGAAGACCGCGCCAAGCTGGTCGAGGCGACCGAGGCCTTGACCGAGTTCGCCGAAGGCCCCGAGCATCCGCAGGGGCCGAAGACCTTCAACGGCAAGATCCACCAGTGTTTTGGCATCCAGAACATCTCCAAGGTCGAAGGCGGCCGGCTGAACGTCGTCCACAAGACCAAGATCGAGGACGGCCTCTACGAGCCGGAAGGGGATTACACGACCCAGCCGCTGTGA
- a CDS encoding transporter substrate-binding domain-containing protein — MTLHMKLKSSIAAVLMLAGLGLATQAANADAVDDITKAGAINVGIFSDFPPFSSASADMSIKGYDIDVAQFIADQLKVKLNLVSVTGQNRIPYLTDKRVDILMSVGYSKEREQVIDFAAAYAPYYIAVIGPAALKVEGKDDLADKSIAVNRGTLEDTSLTEAAPASADIRRFDNYNSVIQAFISGQTQLMVVGNDVGAQVLARQEALKPEQKFQLLTSPSHIGLNKNEDRLKQAVNDAVAKMLADGKLDESSKAWLKTPLNPDNLKD; from the coding sequence ATGACACTTCACATGAAGCTCAAATCATCCATCGCAGCCGTGCTGATGCTCGCCGGCCTTGGTCTTGCCACCCAGGCCGCCAATGCCGACGCGGTCGACGACATCACCAAGGCCGGCGCCATCAATGTCGGCATTTTCTCCGACTTTCCGCCCTTCTCCTCGGCCAGTGCCGACATGAGCATCAAGGGCTATGACATCGACGTGGCGCAGTTCATCGCCGACCAGCTCAAGGTCAAACTCAATTTGGTCAGCGTGACCGGCCAGAACCGCATTCCGTATCTTACCGACAAGCGCGTCGATATCCTGATGAGCGTCGGCTATTCCAAGGAGCGTGAGCAGGTGATCGATTTCGCCGCCGCCTACGCACCCTATTATATCGCCGTCATCGGCCCGGCCGCGCTCAAGGTCGAAGGCAAGGATGACCTCGCCGACAAGTCGATCGCCGTCAACCGCGGCACGCTGGAGGACACGTCGCTGACCGAGGCAGCACCCGCCTCGGCCGACATCCGCCGCTTCGACAACTATAATTCCGTCATCCAGGCCTTCATCTCGGGTCAGACCCAGCTGATGGTCGTCGGCAACGATGTCGGCGCCCAGGTGCTCGCCCGTCAGGAGGCACTGAAGCCGGAGCAGAAATTCCAGCTCCTCACCTCGCCGTCGCATATCGGCCTCAACAAGAACGAGGACCGCCTGAAGCAAGCGGTCAACGACGCGGTCGCCAAGATGCTGGCCGATGGCAAGCTGGACGAAAGCTCGAAAGCCTGGCTCAAGACGCCGCTCAATCCCGACAACCTCAAGGATTGA
- a CDS encoding branched-chain amino acid ABC transporter permease, with the protein MAFGPHLLLAALEGLVTSAVLALTALGLSLVFGVMRVVNVAHGEFFMLGAVLAWAISTAISGHPALGFLAALMLAPLIVGLIALVAERLVLRRLNYNPEATIVATIGMLYIIQQLALTFYGPDARPVEPPFSYRILLPWFGYSGYKLSIIAASTLLLIATWFVLTRTKIGLVMRATQYDSETAQAFGIPVDRVYAGVFALGAMLAAVAAVLIVPISQAHYLMGQDPLLLSFIVVIIGGLGSLRGTVVAAVLIGLSDGIISVFFSPTLAKIIATLLVAMVLVFRPQGLFGTASR; encoded by the coding sequence ATGGCGTTCGGACCTCATCTTCTCCTCGCTGCCCTCGAAGGCCTCGTCACCTCCGCCGTGCTGGCGCTGACGGCGCTTGGCCTGTCGCTGGTGTTCGGCGTCATGCGCGTCGTCAATGTCGCCCATGGCGAGTTCTTCATGCTGGGCGCGGTGCTTGCCTGGGCGATCTCCACGGCGATATCGGGCCATCCGGCGCTCGGCTTCCTGGCCGCCCTGATGCTGGCGCCACTGATCGTCGGCCTGATCGCCCTGGTCGCCGAACGGCTGGTGTTGCGCCGGCTGAATTACAATCCGGAAGCCACCATCGTCGCCACGATCGGCATGCTCTACATCATCCAGCAACTGGCGCTGACCTTTTATGGTCCGGACGCACGGCCGGTGGAGCCGCCCTTCAGCTACCGCATCCTTTTGCCGTGGTTCGGCTACTCCGGCTACAAGCTGTCGATCATCGCCGCATCCACGCTTCTGCTTATTGCGACGTGGTTCGTGCTGACGCGTACGAAAATCGGCCTCGTCATGCGCGCCACGCAATATGACAGCGAGACGGCGCAGGCCTTCGGCATCCCGGTCGACCGCGTCTATGCCGGCGTCTTCGCGCTCGGCGCCATGCTGGCGGCGGTGGCCGCCGTGCTGATCGTGCCGATCAGCCAGGCGCACTACCTGATGGGGCAGGACCCGCTGCTGCTATCCTTCATCGTCGTCATCATCGGCGGGCTCGGCTCGCTGCGCGGCACCGTCGTCGCCGCCGTGCTCATCGGCCTGTCGGACGGCATCATCTCGGTGTTCTTCTCGCCGACGCTGGCCAAGATCATCGCCACGCTGCTGGTTGCCATGGTGCTGGTGTTCCGGCCGCAAGGTCTGTTCGGGACGGCATCGCGATGA